The Aspergillus nidulans FGSC A4 chromosome VII nucleotide sequence CCCGCAGATACATTCAGTACAGGCATAGCATTCATTGAGAGGCCATGCCTGCTtgcagctggcgcagaagatcTGTATCTCCCTGCTACGGAAAGACGCCGGGGTGGGATTAGAGAAGCGGTGGTGTTGTCGCTGGGCTGCGGAAGATGGAAATAAGTTTAACACTGGACTCGAATCTGGATTTCTGGCGGGGTTCAAGTGGTTGGAGTAAAAGTGCTTTCCAGATGTTGTCGATGCTGAGTCCAAAGACGATTCAATGGAGGGGAAAGGTTCTAGGTCGGCGTCACGGTTGCGGGAGAATTCATAAGGCGGCGGGGTCAAAGATTTGTGCAAGGGCGACGCTGCATATGATGTGGGTGGGAACGGGCGATGCGATGCAGGTGGGGGTAGCCCAGGGGATTGGAAGGCAGGCGGCATGGATGATCGGCTTTTGATTGATGGTGCCGATGTGATCGAAGCGATATTCGGAATGGTTGGTGGAATGGTTGGTGAACGCCCCAACTACATAGGTTAGATAAAACTTGGTGAAATCAGGACTGATGAGCTCGCCCACCTCTGACTGTCTGTCGTCATCAACCTCGGTTGCTGATGTGGCCGCCTCAATGAGATCCTCCCAACGCTTGCCCTGCGCCCAGGCAGCGGTTTGCGGTTCTGCTGATAGAGCCTTCCTATCGCCTATGCTCGGGCGCCTACCAAACTCTTTCGACCTCGACCGTTCATGCTTGGCTTTCCGCGCCCCGGTTATCGATCCTTTGCGAGGTCGGGGAAGCTTGTTCGTCCGCTGGATCGGCGGAAGGGTCGAAGAGCGACCGGGAGGAGAGTGGTTGAGAATCGAGGGTAGGAGCGATCTAGGTTGAGGGGACGAAAATGGAGGCAACGAGTCCCGTTTGAAGTGATCACGGAGAGAAGGCAGCTCAATCGACGATCGCATCGGCGCTCTGTCGATGTCGTTATCGGAGTGAATCTCCTGCGTCTCATTAATCATCTTATCTGTACTGAATATGTATGCACCCACCACGTCCGTGTCCCAACTTGGAGTCAAATGATTATGATGCAGTTGAGCCAGTGCAACCGCAGCAGTAGCCGCAGCAGGATGGGCTTCGTCGATACCGCGCGGGGTTGCAGGGGAGTTGGATCCAGCGTACAAATCCCGGTCAACTATAACaatcagcttcagccattACGTTATCTCGTGGATACTGACCATTGCGCCTTCTGGCGGTCTGAGGCGGCGTAAGATTGGCACGCTGTTCCGGAGGGGTGGTAACCATCAGAATAAAGCTCTCTTCCGTCGCTGGGAGCTTCGGGATGTAATGGTTCGGATGAGCTCGCCGGATATGCTCCTGCATCGAGCGATAACGTTTCTCCTAGCGAGGGAGTATCATGTTAGTCTCAAGTCAGATACTTGCTTAGATCGATGCTTGAGCATCTCCAACACCCATTTCTGAAGCTCGTGGCGATTGATGAGCACAATCGATAACGGGCAGAGCTTCGAAGGGAGAAGTTTGTGGCGGAAGTAGAGCACTCACCCCCAAGCATCTTTTGCGACAATTCGAGCCATCATTGTTCTTCAAAGGACAGACCACCTCATTATTGGTATCGCTGACGGAGAACGAGCTCGTCAAGGTCGATCGGGGCGGCATGGTCTGCATGAGTCCGTCTTATTGGCGGGGTTGGCGTGCGAGGATACCGGCAGACAGAAAGCTGGGAAAGGCGATTCAGATAGGAGTCGATTCAAGCTGACGGAATCTGATGTCGCGACACATGCTCCGGAaaatgcagatgcagataaAGAGCCGAACTAGTCGCATGCAACAACGAACTACCGAACAAAGCGTCAATGGGAGGGGTAGCTCTAGACGACGACGGACGGATAACGATAAATAAAGCAGCAAGCCGGCAGAACGATAACTGAAGAAAGACCAGCGAGCtcaagctgcagctccaaAGGGGTAACAAGCTCTAATAAGGAAGAGAGCTAGGAGCAGAATAGTGCATCGAAAGGGCAAAGAAGAACAGGTCAGGCTCTGGCAGGGGAGGGGGAAGGTAAGAAGCTCCTCTGAGCAGGTGGGAAGCTAGACTGCGAACAGGCTAGCGGCAAGGCGAAGAAAATGGATAAGTGATTAGCAGCACATTGAttggagggaaaagaacTGGAGTAATGAAAATTGATGGAGGCGACCGGGTGGGAGGGGAGAGACCAAGAGGTGGAGGGCGCGGGACTGAACGGGAATACTCTGTAGgggctgcaggaggaggtATAGCTCGGTGCTACTTACGAGTGCTTTCCAAGCTCAGAGATTTGATTATAGTACTGCTTAGCTGTCTAACGAGTATCACTATTCGATGATCCCGGTGACACGGGGATCTCTACCTACCAGATTGACCGAGCTGCTCGACCACTTACATACCGAGTACATCATACCAACCGTCGACGGCCACGGCTGCATTCCTCTCCAGGTACAAGGATGCCGCTGATTCATTAAATATGTATTTTATAGATAACTTTCCCAGCTTAAGTATGATTcagatttttttttttgctctGTCAAGCAAGGCTTACTATTCTAGACTAGCAAAAGTAGATTGAAGCAAAAAAAGGTGGCGCACTGCCGCCTATCGATAACTCGAAACGTGGGACAGCGCGATATCCGCTGCGGTGGGTTCGCCGAGGTCTATCCCACGACGTCAAGGCTGAATGTTCGAAGCTTTCAACTCACGTATACAGACTTCGGTGAACTCCATTAGTGACAATCCGTTATGGCACACTTTGGATTTTTATTTATGTGGTTTCCTTTTTGCAAATCAATTTCTCACCGTTGGATGGTGAGCTGATGAGCTTGTGCGTGCGACGTTGCGGACCTCTTCGGTAGCATCGGCCTCGGATCGAGCGTTACAAAACCGTACTGTAACGACAGTGCGCCAGGGCCAGCACAACTGAAGCAACGTCCCGAATGTGATGTTAAGGATTCGAACTTATTTCCGACAGCTACAATGTGACTCGATATCTAGTGCAACGGAGACACAACCGCTCGAGTCTGAGCAGCTCCCGAGCTTGGTTGAGCCTGGCAGACAGAGACCATTACAGTGATACCGTACAGATTAGTCAGCCCTTCACCAACGTTTCGGGAACTCCGGTGGGGCAGACTCGACAGTCTGGGCAGCTTCAatacggaggcgtgcaccaaaagtttttgcgcgacgctagtgTCACGCCATGTAATACTGTTACGCCCTACATAACAATTTCTATGGCAACCCCACTACCATACATACATCAATATTTTGacatatattgcttcttcattgtttcagctgcctgcagcctcttgaagctattcacactgctcatatattctatttgACTGATCAATTTAGTGTTTTAGCACGCTTAGCACACTTTTTATACTAATTCAACTTAtcctgccacagttgctctccttcctcaacaccagcttcatgatACCTCGCGGCGGCTTTCATCCAGTAGAACTCCGTGTCCAAGTTCTTACTTTATCAGCTATCGGATTtagtacagagaagatctcaaaatctttgaatctctctcctcgtacggtccagagcatcgtaaagaaaggcagagatcgtGGCTACCGGCCGGAAGTAAGCCTGCGCgtgcagcttgaatttgttgaggatagaaaGCGATCTGGCCGGCCTGTTGAGATTACTGAAGCTACTCAGAATACTGTTATTACTTCAGTAActgcagatcgagcagggCGCGAGAAATCATcagaaattcttgcttatgaagctggtatCTCCtattcttctgttcttcatatccttcattctcatggctttgttattgcaaaaccttcctggaagcctggtctgactgaagctgctcaTCTTAGGCGTCTTGaattctgccttgcccaccaacATTGGACAttagaagactggaaacgcgtgATCTttaccgacgagactggtATTATTCTTGGCCACCGCCGCGGAGCAATACGAGTGTGGAGGACTGTGAAAGATTCACATACAAGGAATTGTGtacggaggcgctggaaggcctgctctgacttcatggtatAGGGTTGCTTCTTATATGATAAGAAGGGCCCTTTACATATCTACAAGCcggagactgctgccatgcggaagcaggcagatatagagatTAAAGCCATGAATTGTGAGCTGGAACCTCTATGCTGGGAGGAATAGGAGTTGGCTACAGGTCTTTCTTGTGTTCATTTACGCCCAAATCGCGGCCGTGTTCCTaaatggaattggaacgagaagaacggtaaGCTTATATGTAAAGGTAAAGGGGGGATTGATTAgtggagatatcaaacagtttgTTCCCTTATCTCTataattctctattataGAGTAGTTAAGTACGTGCTAATTACTTATTCTACTGCCTAGGAAGTCCTTAaacctcttcttattctatttgcaaaagaatgcatGATTGAGCGCCCAAATACTATTATTTTAGAGGATAGCGCGCCTGCCCACTGTCACtgaatccagcagcatgtctataaagcagaagacatgcaaaagatccttgactggcctggcaATTTACTGGATCTCAACGCAATTgagccgtgctgggcttggatgaagaagcataCAACATCCCGCGGTGCGCCCCGCGAtaagaagacaggagaagcagaatggaGGCAGGCTTGGGCAGATCTCCCACAGGAGACTATACAACACTGGATTGAGCATCTAATTTGTCATATTCAGATTGTTATCGAGCTAGAAGGGGGTAATGAATACAAGGAGGGCCGTGAGGATCGCGATACGCGTAGTTGGGCAGGCAGGCGGATTAAAGGGCGACTATCACCACGTGTAGACCTCGCTCTACAGCCAATAGAGGcccctgaatagcttcatttctcttgtttttgatTTCGGGGTTTATGCGGATATAGTTAGTTGTGGGTCAAAAAACATGTTGCTATAGTAATTTGTATGTAAGCTTGTTACGTCGGCCCATTAAAttactagcgtcgcgcaaaaacttttggtgcacgcctccgtagATCAGCTGAGAAAGTTGGAGCTACGACCTTGCATATCGCGAGCGACATGAACCTATGATggacagcagcagagaaCGCAGATGGACGATGGTGTTATCTCACTCTGTGATTTTGAGTTGTTTACCGGCTAAAAAGAGTTCGAACACCAAGTGCAACGGTgtcccttcccctccccctctctcctctctcccctcccttcccctcctcacCCACGCAGCTCCCCAGCTCCCAGGCATTTTGAGCTCTGGAAGCTTCAAACTCCAGCACGAGAAATTTTAGCTTAGCTCGACACTGGCGCCACTTGGTTCCTTATTCCCGTGAGGTGGGGCGGATGCTTAGTCACCCTCACAAGAAACGCTCGTGGCAACGAGTTTGGCAACTCAGGAAGAGATACTAATAGAACGAAACTATCCGTGGTTAACGCCAGAATTTTGGACTGTCACCCACTGGATCAGCAAAGTTGGAATAAAAGGGGCAGCCATGGAACTGGACTCAAGGTCAAAAGAGCCCAGCCGGAACCGCAAGTTACAGCGGCCGAGAAGTCGCTGCTCGTTAGTGTGCCTCGGGATCACACTACTATAGCCCTCAGTCCACTGCACAAGAGGGGTTGATTGATGCCCAATTAGGCGATTAGCGAAACAGAGCTCCTTGCCGTGTCTTCCGCATCGAATTCGGAGAAGTCACACCGGAGCTCTGCCCTTGCTTGTGCGTTGCTCACGTTGAATTTGCTCACCGACGAACTGTATTGGAAGATTCACAAGTTCAACCGCGTGTACTCCTACTTCGCACCGCTGGTTGGCCGCTGGAGAGCGGTTTATAGCAAACTTCTGGCGGTCATTTACTCCGGACGAACGCAGACGAAACCAGGCTCTCACCGACATAAGGTTAGAGTTTCCAGGGTTGTGCGGAGGAAACATCGACTTCGTCTTGCTGCGGATAAGGAGTCTTCGTAATACTCGGAAAGGATGAAGCCAACTGTTGAACATAGAGCGAACAATGCTGCCCTGACTCTGCCCTGACTCACTTAGGTTACTGCAGGTCGGATATTTCTCGCAGGTACAAAGTCGCCCCAGCCTCGCCAAGGGGATGGGGAAACTGCGGGTTTTTTATCTGGCGCCAGCCTCCCGGCCGCAATGTGATCGGTTACCCTTCCGGGCTGGCTGCAGAGGCAAAGCATATGATTGGAGACAACAAGGTCGGCACAGGTTGACGCGACTCATGCGAGATCCAGCAGACTGGAGTGCATAATAGTGTTCCACTCTAGTCGCAGATACACAACCTTGAGTTGTACTCCATAAGTAtggagtactccgtaccaACTACTACGTATGGAGACGGCTGACGACCGATTACCGTCCAGTGGCCGTGATTCTCCGGCCAGCCAAGCTAGCGGTTAATCAGCTAGCTGCCAACTCTATGCTGGCGATGCCCATGCAAACGGGAAGCCCGGAGTACAT carries:
- the rfeD gene encoding putative transcription factor RfeD (transcript_id=CADANIAT00008788), translating into MPPRSTLTSSFSVSDTNNEVVCPLKNNDGSNCRKRCLGEKRYRSMQEHIRRAHPNHYIPKLPATEESFILMVTTPPEQRANLTPPQTARRRNVDRDLYAGSNSPATPRGIDEAHPAAATAAVALAQLHHNHLTPSWDTDVVGAYIFSTDKMINETQEIHSDNDIDRAPMRSSIELPSLRDHFKRDSLPPFSSPQPRSLLPSILNHSPPGRSSTLPPIQRTNKLPRPRKGSITGARKAKHERSRSKEFGRRPSIGDRKALSAEPQTAAWAQGKRWEDLIEAATSATEVDDDRQSELGRSPTIPPTIPNIASITSAPSIKSRSSMPPAFQSPGLPPPASHRPFPPTSYAASPLHKSLTPPPYEFSRNRDADLEPFPSIESSLDSASTTSGKHFYSNHLNPARNPDSSPVLNLFPSSAAQRQHHRFSNPTPASFRSREIQIFCASCKQAWPLNECYACTECICGVCRDCVGSFMSSPPATFKNVTSSPGSAMSHGPTSYPSPNPRGCPRCHTVGGKWKAFQLDIK